The nucleotide window GGCATCACTATGTTTGTAGGTTACACAAGGAACAACATATTTTGACCCcgaatttctgtttatttttcgcTTGTGACACATGCCCTCGTTTTTATTCCAAACCAGAGGGAAATAGAGGGAGATCTATCTTCACTGGGGTCCAGGCTAAATTTTTGCCATAAATACGCATGCTGGTTTATTTGGGGGCCAGTTTTCTATCAACAGAAAACGATACTCGACGTTTCAGCCACAGTAGAATCAATTGTGTCGATTGAATTTGAAGAGCCTGGCAACGCACTGGGAGAGGTAAGGGAGCGCGTGCATGCGCTCCCCAGCGGTCACGCCCTGAGGCATGCTCTCCGGAATCCTTCCAGCCTCCGGGTTCCTCATCTCCCCCTTTCGGCTCCCCACCTTCAAACATGCCCTGCCAGAAGTTGTGCGTGCACCCGCTCCCCCCCCCAGCTTAAAGGCAGGCGGCCTCACCCGGTTGGGAAGGGGCGTCAAAGCACCTGCTTCTGTAGAGCGGACTCGCCCTTCCAGGCGGTCCTGGCGAGCGGTGCCTCCACAGGCGGAGGACCAACAGTGCGATGGCCCTGCGCCTGGCAGTGGTGTGGGCGGGCGTGGCGAGCGCTGAGCTTCCAGCACAGAAACCAGGGATCTAGAGATTCCGCCCTCCAGGTGTTAGGCACCGGTGGACAGAGaagggcctggcagggaggggacagggtccTCTCTGTTTCTGCTGCGCAGCTGGGTGGCCTCTGTTCCCTGGCACTTGGCACATCAGGACAGTGCCCATCCCCACGCCGCCCTGGAAGCCACAGTTCCGCAAGCCATGCAGAAGTGTCCCTATCCTGGCAGTGGGAGCCACCGTCCCAAAAGCTGGTTGGCATCTCCGGAGTTGGCCTCTCTCAGCCGGACTTGGTGATCAGCCTGTGGCAGCAGCTAAACTCTAAGCTCACTCCGTTCTTCCCTCCACCACCCTAGGTACAACCGGAGCGCACCACGCTCTTAGCCTTTTGACGAGTGCTCAGGGATGCCTTGCCCAGAAGCTCTCGGCTCTGGAAGGAACCGTGGCTTGGGAACGGAACGCGAGGCTGCAGCCCTGCGTTCAGAAATACCAGCTGTCTCTGGTATTTTGCCTCTCGCGGCTGTTGCTTTGCCGAATTTCAAAAACTAGATAAGCCTAAGTCCTCCCCCCTTCCGCCCCGCATTCTTCCCTGCTAGCTGGGCGTTTCAAGTCGCGGAAGATACCGGGGAAAGATCGCTCCAGGTCACGAACAAAGCGGCCTCTGTCTCCGCCCGCCTCCTGGGTTATGGGGATGTGCGTCCAGGGCGGACTTAGCGAGCTCAGGGGCAGCCAGCGAGCAAGAcagaaaagagttctggagacacCTGCTCTGGGAAAAATCGTCCAAAGTTACACACTCTGGCAACACGAAAGGCTtcgcttttcttttctttttaattaattcaatttcACGACAACATTAAGTGTAACaatattttgtgggtttttttttctttttcttaaaaagggaCTGAACCCGGGCAGAGGTGAGGGAGATGAGGGAAACAAACTATCTCAGAACAACAGGTGTAGgtgacagaaagaaaacagattggGTAACAGAGCCAGGAGCCCCGGGGAGTTGAGGGTGAACTTTACAAGAAACCTGTACATTTATCAAATAAGTTAAAATTCTCCTAAATTGATTGTCCTTCACTTAAAGCGCTCCAGTATGCCTAACTTACTCCTTTGAGAATCGCTACCTAtgcttgtttccttccttcccctctttcccctgcctatttttttcttgcGAAATGAATGATCATGATTATACAGTGGAAAAGTCCGTTCCCCTCGGTGGAGGAGGAAACAGGGCTCTCAGAAAATTTTGTACAATATTACACAGGTCAAAGTACAACAGTTACTGCAGAATCAAAAGGTAAGGGGAGatgataaaagaaatgatttaaaatatattgaaatcacTCTCTCAAAACAGGGAACAAAGTAACaaacagtaatattaataataatttaccaGGTGAAATTCCCCAAATAAATGCTACTAATAAATAAGACCACTCAAACCGGGCCAGAAGTGGAGCTGTTTCAATAGTCAGAGTTCTGATTTTTGGCTGTCTTGTCTTTTCCCTTTAAACTCTTAGAATTCTTGGTCACAAAAGGAGAAAGATGAAGAGGTTAATTGCGACAGACCTCTGCCAGAGAGAAAGGCGGCCTGCATCGGGATTCTTATGAGAGgctgctcagattctgaaaattGTGGAGGATAActgattgggggtggggagaaaagaaaaccacatccAGAAATAAAAGTACTGGCATACGAATTCTTCCTCTCTCTGGATTCTGAAAATAGTTCTAAAGAACACGGATAAACGAGAGGAATTCGGGTTTTGCGCTTATTTtcattctacaaaaataaaaccaaaagccaCAGAGCAATGCAAATTTGGGGAGGAGGGCTGCACATTTTACAAAAGCTTTTAGCTGAAATATTTGACCCGGGAATTTTGTCTTTTCCCTGCTTTCTCTTAATATAAGCCAAAATCAAAAGAGGGGAAAGCGCCTCAAATCCATTAGGGATGAATTGCACGAAAATGCATTGCAAATACTTACAAAACACTACCGATTGGGGgatgggaggccagggcagcGCGCCGAAGCCCGGGTTCCCGAAGGCCGCTGGACATCTCGGCGCCCTCGGCCCAGCCCAGTCTCCTCCGGGGTCCGGAAGCGGGCCgggctttccctccctctcccctctccggCCTCAGACAGGCCGTAGAAGCGGCACGGACGAGACCACCGGGTGCGAATAGTAGACGGGATGCGGGAAGGTGAGCAGTGGCTGGCTGACCGGCACTGGGGCCCCTGCGGCCGCTGCCGCCGCGCCCTCGGCCGCTGAGTTCTCGTGGTAGAGGATGGGCACTCGCACGATGCGCTGCGCCGCGGCGTGGCTCAGGTTGGCCGCCTCCAGCTCCGCCGCCAGCTGCCGCTTCCACTTGTTGCGGCGGTTCTGGAACCAGATCTTGACCTGGGTCTCGGTGAGGTGCAGCGACGCGGCCAGGCCGGCGCGCTCGGAGCTGCTCAGGTAGCGCTTCATGTCGAAGGTGGATTCGAGCTGGAAAACCTGGCTGCGCGAGAAGACAGTGCGCGTCTTCTTCTTGCGGCACGCAGGCTTCTTCTCCGGACTCTCGGCGCCCTTCTTCCAGTCCTCTGCGCCCGGCGTCGCCGCCGCTGCCCCTGCGCTCGCCCCAGCCGCGCCTGGCGCCGCCTCGCCCTCCTTCTTGCCTTCCTCGGAGTCGCTCTCCTCCAGAATGATCTCGTCCGGGCTCTTGGACTCCAGCTCCTTGTGGTCGGGGTCAGCCTTGAGCAGCGGCTCCGGGGAGTCGCGGTCGGTGCCGGAGGCGGGGGAGGAGTCGCGCAGGAGGGCCTTCTCCGAGGCTGGGGAGACACAGACAGACggacgcacacacacgcacaccgaCATAGCCTTGAGCGAGGCCCGGCGCCTGGGGGCTGCAGGCTCAACCTGCGCTGGCCTCCAGGCCCCGGGCCTTGAGGCCTCACCCTGTTCGAGAGCCTCCTCCTTCCAGGGCTAGAGTAAGGGCGCCGCGTCCTGGgatccccctcctccccaggacaGGCGAGCAGATGGCAGCTCGGCCACTTCCATTCCCTCAACTCCCCAGCCAGGGGCCCACGGAGCGATTAGCCTTCAGCTTGGGCCCGGCCGGATCACCCCCTCCTTCCAGGTGGGGTCCCAAGCCCCAACTGTCCGAAGCCTCCCCATTCATGCCTAAAGCCACTTTTCCGGGGAAACGCCCGCGCCCCGGGCTCCAACTCCACTTCTTTTCTCACCAAGTGGGATTGGATTCCCGGGCAGCCGCTACCCAGCGCGCGGGCAGGAGATGCAGGCTAGGGGCCGGAGGAAGTTGGCCAAACAGCGGGTTTGCAGGTGCTGGGGTCCCAGGGCTGCGATGGGAAGCAGCGCGGGGTGGGGATGAGACTGGCGCGCAGGGGGACAACGAAAGTTCAAAGAGAGGTCGGTACCTTCAGGTCGCGGGAGGTGGCCGCCGGCGGGGGTCAGGGTGTAAGGGTACCACCAGGCCGGGGAGCGCTCCAGGTAGTGCGCAGGCAGGGCAAACCTCTGCGCCGGGATCTCAAAGCGGGGGAAAGCCAGGTCGCCCACCTGCGAGAGCGCGAAGCCCGCGGCGCCCTCCAGAGCCCCCTTGGCCGccgcggcggcagcggcggcggcggcggcggcggcggctgagGCCGGCGCGAAGAGCGTCCGTGGGGGCGGTTGCGGCTTAGGGGGCGGCCGGTGGTGGTCTCCGTTGAGCAGGTTCTTGATGGAGAACGGGGACTCCTTGGGCGCGGGAggtgggggcggcggcggcgggggttGCGCGCTGGCGGTGCCGGGGGCGTCCGGCCCAGGCTCAGGCATGGTCCCCTCTCCTCCGGGTCCccgggagggagggagcgggacAGGCGGGCGACCGGGCGAGCAGGCGAGCGGCCGGAAATCAGACCATAAACGGAACTCAACTACGGGGCGCAAAGTAGGGGGCCGCCCCGGGCGCAAATCCAGCCGCGGGAGGGCGGGGTGAGGACCCAGCCGGGGCGGGCTCGCATGGGGGAGGGGTGCCGAGGGGCGGGGAGCGGCCCTGCCGCGGCACCGAGGGAGCAAGGCGGCTCAGCTGCGGCTGCAGCTCCCGGGGAGGAGGCAGCGAGAGCAGTCCCCGGCTAGGGGCTGCGTCAATCCGGCGCCGGATGCTAATGATGAAATCAAAATGTCATCCAAGTTAAATGCGGGGAGTATACGGCGATTGGGCGCGTACAATGGCAAATGGGATTAGGCAGGCGAAGGCTCAGCCGAGCCCGGGCCCCGCAGCCGCCTCCGCCACCACCCCCTCCTCGCCTTCCCTCGGATTTTGGCGCTTTGGCTTCGGGCTATAAGAGCCCGCCTGTTATTGGCTTTATATAGTCCAATTAGGCAGCAAATGAGGACAAGCCTATTAGCACAAAAGGATATTGGCTCCCGCTAAAGAGGCACTCGGAGCGCTCCTGCGAGCGCTGGAGGCGAGCGAGGGACGTGGAGCAGGCGGCGCCCCTGGCCGGAGCGCACTGACAGCCGCGAGCCCGGACCCGCACCTTCCTCTCCCCCCTGCGGCTCAGGGACCCGCTTCCCGCCGCCAGGCCTGCTGGAAGGGGGAGGGATGGGCCAGGCCCGCCCGGGTCACTTCGGGGTTATCTGCGCTCACAGCTGCCGCTCCTCCGCCCCCTGGGACTCGGCAGGGACCCGCCGCCCCCGTGCGGCTGGAGAGCCACGCAGCGCCCGCGCAGGAGGCAGGATGCTACCTCAGCCCGCGGCGAACTCATCACTTTCCTACCCTTTGGTGTCCGGCGGCCTCAGCATTTTCCCTAAAGCCTGCTAGGAAGGGTGCGGCCACCTGGAGGGGATTTGGGCTCCCCACCCACTGTCTATCCGATAGGAAGGGAATCGGGGTGTAAGTCCTCGCACTGCGCCTGCGGGCTCAGCAATCCGTGTAGCCTTGGCCTCTGGCCCTGGAAAACCGAAGAGTGAGCCTTCGCCTGGGACCAGGGGCCCGAGTGAGTCTCTGCGAGTGGGCGCCGAACGGCCGACGGCCGCACGTCACTTGGTGGGGCTGCTGGGACCGCCGGGGCCGCGCATCGACGGCTGCACCGCGAAGGGCACTCCTCTCCCCTGGCCACCGGTGCTCAAGGCTCGCGGATCAACTCTGAGCCTGCAACCCTGCAGGCAGCACTTTCTCCCAGGAAGTCTCTCAGGCCGGCTTTGGAGCTGCCTAACGCTTAATAGGGGCAACGTGAACCTAAGGCGCAGCTGTGGGACTTCCTCAGCCGCGTCAGCGGCACCCACAGCACGTCCCGATGGCCTCCAAGACCCTAGAGAACTGCAACTTGGTCTCTGAGGAACACCTGAGTGGAAGGTCACTCGACTCTGTTCGGCTTTAAAAATAGGTCCCCGGGTCGCAAGAGAAGCCCATGAGGCAGAGATTTAAGACTTTAGGTTTAAGCATCCAGTAAATCAGGTTTGTTTGTGGGGGGGTCCCTTCCCGAGAGACAGCTCCCTGATCAGAGAAAGTGGCAAACTGACCTCACCCCACTGCACCCCTGGTGACGCTCCTGCACGCCCGAGGTCTTTTTGTGGTCGCTTCGCCTCCCCACCGCTTTCTTTTTCGTTGGGTTGAGCCTCACCTAATTCAAGGCCGCCCTGCATTGGCAGAAGCGACCGTTTCAGGTCCCCAGTTGAGAAataagtatgttttattttttggtcctGGGGCGTCAGACCCTCCCTCACCAAATCCGGACGGACGCATTTAGTGTTTTTTCCGGCAAACATTCACCTACACGAGTGAACTCTCCTTGTGCGTTGGGAAGCTGGAAGCATCATATATGGTGCTTCCACAAACAATTATTGTCATCGTTATTATCACTCCCTTGTGTTTGTACAGAGCTTAACTGGAATGCAAAACGCCACACCATCCAAAATCTGAGTTGGAACGAATCACAGCCCTAAGATTCAAACGGGGTGGGTCTCACACTCGTATTTGATAGGTGGAAACAGGCTCCCAGAGCGGAGGAGACCGGGCCTAGATCACCCAACAGCTGCTGGCACCCAGAAGTCATTTTCCCCCCAACCGCAGAAATGGCTCCATGCATGGAGGTCTTTGCAGGCCACGCAGCTGAGGATGCGGCGAGAGACCCCCCGCAAGTGTGCACGCGTGTCATGGGAGATCTGCGGTCCGGGGCGCACGTGTGCAAACTTGGCCAAAGTTTTGACTCATGGAAGCCGCCTTTAAACTAAGACAAGTGGAAAAGCTTCTGTTTCCCCTGGAAAAGCAGCGGCGGGGCGACGACGTCACCGGAAAGGCTGAAAGTGTCCCGggagctgggctctgggctgATCACGAGTCCAGGGCTAGACCcagattgggggtgggggcagaaaccAGCTGGAGAAGACTCGGGACAACCGCCCCCGCCCCTGCTACAAGACCACCCGAGACTCGCTCTTCCTTTGTCGCCCAAGTTCTCCCGGAGACTCCCCTCCCGGGGGCGCCCGAGTGCTCTGGTGTGTGCGCGTCCGCGTTTTGACCAGGGAAGGCGGTTTATGGGGAGGCAGCAGCCCCAGCGCATCCTCTGAGTTTCGGCGGTGCTGGGCTTGACCAGCAGGATGCACGCATCTCTCCCTTCCGCTTCGAGGAAGCTCGCGGAGCTCGGCCAGGCGCGGGCACAGCCCTTCTCTCGCGCTCTGGCGCGGGTGTCGCCTCCCCTCCCTGGCGCGCGGGACTCCAGTCACAGCCGGGCGAGCAGCGCCCTCTATGGGCCGTCCTGAGCCGGGCCCGCGGGCTCCGCAGGAACCACCGTCGGGCGCAGCAGTTGAGAGCCCTTGCGGTCTCGCCCTTGCCGGCCGCGGGTAGAGAACAAAAGCATTTCTTCTCTGGATTCCGGGAGAAGCAGGGTGTAAAATAGCGTTCAGATCTCTGCTGACCCTTGCCCGGCCACCACAGGAAGTGGTCTCGCCTGCCTCTGTTTTACGCCCTTTCTATGTCCCCCCTGTAGCTTATCTTGCGGTGCCTGTCCGGACTGCAGGCTAGATGGGAGCTCCTGGGGGGCCCGAAGCGGGGAAGGGAGAGGGCCGCCTCCCTGTCCTCGCAGGACTGAGCGCAGCCTGCCAACCAGCGGGCTCTCCGTAACTGCTTGTCAATGTCTGTATGCCTGAGACgagagaaggaatgaatgaatgaacgaataaatgaatagattcaAAGTTCCCTTGCGGGGGATTGGCCCACTTGACTGGGGTCCTTCAGATAGCCTGATCATACCCAAAAGCAGTTTTTAAAGGGTTTAATGAAAATCTGAGGTCGTTTGAGGACTCATTTTACAAAATCTAAAGGAGCCCCAGACATAGGACCACCGGAGGTGTCTTCACAGGCTAATTCAAGGCAGATGGACCGCCTGGCACAGGGTCTCTAAGCCTCCCCTTGGGAAAAGGGGCcaagagggcagagggggcctggaGATCGCTAGTAATTAACACCTAACTTTCACACAAAAGAGAGAGGCCTGGCAAAGGAGCGCTGAGAGCGGAGTCCTCACCTGCCCCAAGCCCACCACACACAAAGCACATACACACTTGTGCACACATGCAAGTCAGTAAGTTGTTAGTTCCCCAAAGGAGGGGAGCGTTCCATATTCTCCAATAACTTGCCTAAGAGGAGGTTGCTTCCCTCCATAGCCAAACTGGGGTCCTTCTTGGAATAACTTTCTGGGACAGCCCACCTTCTTATCTATGGGGGAGGGGGGACTGTTTAGGCTTTTAGTCAAAGCTGCAAAGCTCCTAGGCTGGCTGAAGGCCACCACAATTAACATAGCCATGGTTTACCTTGGTTCTGATGGTCCCATTTTACCACCTGACTCTCCTGACCTGCAGGTCTTTGATTTGTAGGCAGAATGGACAAAAGCCTGGCATTGTGATCCTGGGTAAATTGTGGCCCAGGCTACATGTGCTCTGGCCCTCTTTCCTGGAAAGTTCTCTCCCATCTTTCCCAATGCCACCAGGAATGCTGCCAAAGACCACTCCTTTTGGCTAATGACTGTAACTCTGAGAAAGTAAATAGCCCTTGGAGATGGGTCATGGCCATGTTGTCCTTGATCATGTATGTGACCTGAGCCACACACAATGTCCTTAGAGTAGCTGAGTGTCTAGCCACTTCCTGACAGTAAGGGTAATAATCATATGAAGCTAACAGTCATTCTAAGCCAGGCACTATGACCCAGTGAGGTAGGTACGATTATTATTCccacttgacagatgaggaaattaaggcacagagagtGTGACAAAGGGGAACTGGAGAGAGAACTAAAACACATTTAGCCTCAGAGCGTTGTTGTAAGGACAGTGCTGGCATACAGGAAGTGTTACGTAAGTGCTGGCTCTTGTTGCTgttattcttcatttattcattcattcattcttcaggATGAACCCACAGGCCAAAAATCTGCTGTGGTAGGGTTTTCCTGAGAAAGCTAACATAGCCCTACAGGGGAAGGAGTCCCAGGAACGGCTCCCTTGCTTCAAGGGGGCCTTACTCTACTACCAAGGAGTGTGCTGGCTCTCCCCCACACCTGTCCTCCATTCTCTTTCTGGTTCTCTTGTCTTCAAAGGTCTTTCTCCCCAAACCGAGTATCTTTCACACATAATTATTTGCAGGTTGCTCTCTATCCTCAGAGTTCTCATTAGGGCCAGAGAAGGGCAGATTTATACATTTTGCTCTGTCAAATCTTATTGTTTAGAAGTGTCTGGATGTTTTGTGGGCTTTGGCTGATAATTTGCTGCAGGCTTTGACAAGACACTGGACTTCTCTGTGTCCCAGCctcctcatttgaaaaaaaaaaaaaaaaaaacattgtgaGCAAAGCAGAGCATGCTTCATGTCTTGGAAGGAGGTTTTCCTTGTGGAAAAGGCTGCACGAGGTCCCTGACTCCATCCCTGGGGCTCATCCTCCTTTCAGCTCTTGCCTCTGAAAATGGTGTGTTCTTCACACCTCAATTCAGAGGGAGGCCCCTACCCCCAAAGTTTCAGGTCCCATTGTGGAACAGACATTCTCC belongs to Lemur catta isolate mLemCat1 chromosome 14, mLemCat1.pri, whole genome shotgun sequence and includes:
- the HMX3 gene encoding homeobox protein HMX3, with the translated sequence MPEPGPDAPGTASAQPPPPPPPPPAPKESPFSIKNLLNGDHHRPPPKPQPPPRTLFAPASAAAAAAAAAAAAAAKGALEGAAGFALSQVGDLAFPRFEIPAQRFALPAHYLERSPAWWYPYTLTPAGGHLPRPEASEKALLRDSSPASGTDRDSPEPLLKADPDHKELESKSPDEIILEESDSEEGKKEGEAAPGAAGASAGAAAATPGAEDWKKGAESPEKKPACRKKKTRTVFSRSQVFQLESTFDMKRYLSSSERAGLAASLHLTETQVKIWFQNRRNKWKRQLAAELEAANLSHAAAQRIVRVPILYHENSAAEGAAAAAAGAPVPVSQPLLTFPHPVYYSHPVVSSVPLLRPV